A region from the Mycobacterium heidelbergense genome encodes:
- a CDS encoding TetR/AcrR family transcriptional regulator, whose translation MSRKAVFAADDGPVDPDDRAGTARRSDRRPARTIRKVLDAGLAELRESSYANLTMRAVATRAGVSPASAYTYFPSKSSLVAAVYLRLLRDLPLHTDVNDTTEARVSATLRDMALVVADEPELTTACGAALMADDPAVKPLRQQIGEEVSTRIAAALGPGWPRPVKSTLQIMFAGALMTARFANFDEIAGQLDEAVNLILRTPVP comes from the coding sequence GTGTCTAGAAAAGCGGTTTTTGCGGCCGATGACGGCCCCGTCGACCCGGACGATCGCGCCGGCACGGCCCGCCGGTCGGACCGCCGGCCGGCGCGGACGATCCGCAAGGTGCTCGACGCCGGGCTGGCGGAACTGCGCGAATCGTCGTACGCCAACCTGACGATGCGCGCGGTCGCGACCCGCGCCGGAGTGTCCCCGGCCAGCGCGTACACCTACTTTCCGTCCAAAAGCTCGCTGGTGGCGGCGGTGTACCTGCGGCTGCTGCGCGACCTGCCGCTGCACACCGACGTCAACGACACCACCGAGGCCCGGGTCAGCGCGACGTTGCGGGACATGGCCCTCGTCGTCGCCGACGAGCCCGAGCTGACCACCGCCTGCGGCGCGGCGCTGATGGCCGACGATCCGGCGGTCAAGCCGCTGCGGCAGCAGATCGGCGAGGAGGTGTCCACGCGGATCGCCGCCGCACTGGGTCCGGGGTGGCCGCGGCCGGTGAAGTCCACCCTGCAGATAATGTTCGCCGGTGCGCTGATGACGGCCCGGTTCGCCAACTTCGACGAGATTGCGGGACAGCTCGACGAGGCGGTCAACCTCATCCTGCGCACGCCGGTTCCCTAA
- a CDS encoding class I SAM-dependent methyltransferase codes for MAEGDRRRWDERYTAQGPPPLSAVEPPDILARHADLFPTAGRALDLACGQGAGAVWLARRGLDVLGLDISPVAVGRARDLARRSGVDDRCHFGVADLDDGLPAGPPVDVILCHRFRDRRLDRAIVERLAPGGLLAIAVLSEVGAAPGPFRAAPGELPAAFAELTPVAAGEGRGHAWLLARA; via the coding sequence ATGGCCGAGGGCGACCGGCGCCGCTGGGACGAGCGGTACACCGCTCAGGGACCGCCACCGCTGAGTGCTGTTGAGCCGCCCGACATCCTGGCGCGCCATGCGGACCTGTTTCCCACCGCGGGGCGGGCTCTCGACCTCGCCTGCGGGCAGGGAGCCGGCGCGGTTTGGCTGGCCCGGCGAGGGCTCGACGTGTTGGGATTGGACATCTCGCCGGTGGCGGTCGGCCGGGCCCGAGACCTGGCCCGGCGCAGCGGGGTCGATGACCGATGCCACTTCGGCGTGGCGGACCTCGACGACGGCCTACCGGCCGGGCCGCCCGTCGACGTCATCCTCTGCCACAGGTTCCGCGACCGCCGCCTCGATCGGGCGATCGTCGAACGTCTGGCGCCGGGCGGGCTGCTGGCGATCGCCGTCCTCAGCGAAGTCGGGGCCGCGCCGGGACCGTTTCGCGCTGCGCCCGGCGAGCTGCCGGCGGCGTTCGCCGAACTCACCCCGGTCGCCGCCGGCGAAGGCCGCGGCCACGCGTGGCTGCTGGCACGCGCCTGA
- a CDS encoding cutinase family protein, giving the protein MCAVLAPVWVPSVAPVPSASAEPCPDVEVIFARGTTEPPGVGGIGQNFVDTLRSRVGTKTLGVYPVNYPATTDFPTAIDGINDAGHHVESVALNCPKTKMVLGGYSQGAAVMGFVTANKVPDGANLAQPPQPMPPEIADHVAAVALFGKPSSQFMSIIKEPAIAIGPLYAPKTIELCVPNDPVCSGSGYPAAHRQYVETGMVDRAADFAASRI; this is encoded by the coding sequence ATTTGTGCTGTGCTGGCGCCGGTTTGGGTGCCGTCGGTCGCACCCGTCCCGTCCGCGTCCGCCGAGCCGTGCCCCGACGTCGAGGTGATCTTCGCCCGAGGCACCACGGAGCCGCCCGGCGTTGGCGGCATCGGCCAGAATTTCGTCGACACGCTTCGCTCGCGCGTCGGCACGAAAACGCTGGGCGTCTATCCGGTCAACTACCCGGCCACCACGGATTTCCCCACGGCCATCGACGGGATCAATGACGCGGGCCACCACGTCGAATCCGTGGCGCTGAACTGCCCCAAAACCAAAATGGTGCTGGGTGGCTACTCGCAAGGCGCGGCCGTGATGGGTTTCGTCACGGCGAATAAGGTGCCCGATGGCGCAAATCTCGCACAGCCACCGCAGCCGATGCCGCCCGAGATCGCCGACCACGTGGCCGCGGTCGCCCTCTTCGGAAAGCCGTCGAGCCAATTCATGAGCATCATCAAGGAGCCGGCGATCGCGATCGGCCCCCTGTATGCGCCCAAAACGATCGAACTGTGCGTTCCCAACGATCCGGTCTGCTCGGGCTCGGGATACCCGGCCGCGCACAGGCAGTACGTGGAAACCGGAATGGTCGACCGGGCAGCCGATTTCGCCGCGAGTCGCATCTAA
- a CDS encoding TetR/AcrR family transcriptional regulator, with amino-acid sequence MRSHGWAGNTPASDEEAIERILDAADAIIDERGSAMRIADVARALGVTRQTVYRYFPGTQALLVATAMRSADGFLDRLATHLKGVTDPVLAMTEGMAFAIERLASDHQVELVLNQRHRGGQTVSITSDTALAFGRSMLHRFDVDWEDHGFDEAALDELNEFGLRVLQSFLADPGRPPRSGADLRRYLTRWIGPAIAYPQLARALDALRDTEPPRARSRPPKAS; translated from the coding sequence ATGCGCAGTCACGGTTGGGCAGGAAACACACCCGCCTCCGACGAGGAGGCGATCGAGCGCATCCTGGATGCCGCCGACGCGATCATCGACGAACGCGGATCGGCGATGCGGATCGCCGACGTGGCGCGGGCTTTGGGCGTCACACGACAAACCGTCTATCGGTACTTCCCCGGGACGCAGGCGTTGCTGGTGGCAACCGCGATGCGTTCGGCCGACGGCTTTCTCGATCGTTTGGCGACCCATCTCAAGGGCGTGACCGACCCGGTCCTGGCGATGACCGAAGGGATGGCGTTCGCCATCGAACGGCTGGCGTCGGACCATCAGGTCGAACTTGTGCTGAATCAGCGCCACCGCGGCGGCCAGACCGTCTCGATCACCTCGGACACCGCCTTGGCGTTCGGACGGTCGATGCTGCATCGCTTCGACGTCGATTGGGAGGACCATGGTTTCGACGAGGCGGCCCTCGACGAACTGAACGAATTCGGCCTCCGGGTGCTGCAGTCGTTCCTCGCCGACCCGGGCCGTCCGCCCCGCAGCGGCGCCGACCTTCGGCGCTACCTCACCCGCTGGATTGGGCCGGCGATCGCCTATCCGCAGCTGGCGCGAGCGCTGGACGCACTCCGGGACACCGAGCCGCCGCGAGCGCGGAGTCGCCCCCCGAAGGCATCCTGA